A DNA window from Streptomyces sp. B21-083 contains the following coding sequences:
- a CDS encoding DUF6069 family protein produces the protein MVVAAGVLAAIAAASAANAVLALLARAVADKPDDFGPLEPGVYIFLTAVGTVLGGVGWAVARRTSKDPNALLGWLVPAVIVVSFIPDFFLFDVGGAVGVAALLLMHVAVAVIAVPIYRKVMPLTTG, from the coding sequence ATGGTCGTCGCGGCCGGAGTGCTCGCTGCCATCGCTGCCGCGAGCGCGGCCAACGCCGTTCTCGCCCTTCTCGCCCGCGCTGTGGCAGACAAGCCCGACGACTTCGGCCCGCTGGAGCCCGGCGTCTACATCTTCCTGACCGCAGTGGGCACCGTCCTGGGCGGCGTGGGCTGGGCCGTGGCGCGCAGAACGTCCAAAGACCCCAATGCGCTGCTCGGATGGCTCGTCCCGGCCGTGATCGTAGTGTCCTTCATCCCTGACTTTTTCCTGTTTGACGTCGGAGGGGCGGTTGGCGTCGCCGCACTCCTTCTGATGCACGTAGCCGTGGCGGTAATCGCGGTCCCGATTTACCGCAAGGTCATGCCGCTGACCACCGGATGA
- a CDS encoding DoxX family protein, with protein sequence MFIAYVVVAVLLTLLLVASGSAKVKKDPKLVDGLGQVGVSQGMLPFLAAAEFAGAVGLIVGMWWWPLGVAAAIGVVLYFVGAVGAHLRVKDIKGSPNAFVALLLAIAALTLRLASS encoded by the coding sequence ATGTTCATTGCATACGTAGTAGTGGCCGTTCTTCTCACCCTCCTGCTTGTTGCTTCAGGCAGCGCCAAGGTGAAGAAGGACCCGAAACTCGTCGACGGGTTGGGGCAGGTGGGTGTGTCGCAGGGCATGCTGCCCTTCCTTGCTGCCGCCGAGTTCGCGGGCGCAGTGGGCCTGATCGTGGGTATGTGGTGGTGGCCTCTGGGTGTCGCCGCAGCCATCGGAGTGGTGCTCTACTTCGTGGGCGCCGTCGGCGCGCACCTGCGCGTGAAGGACATCAAGGGCAGCCCCAACGCCTTCGTCGCGCTCCTGCTGGCCATCGCCGCGCTCACGCTCCGCCTCGCGTCCTCCTGA
- a CDS encoding AAA family ATPase: MPLIGRTKECALIDALLTDVRAGRSRSLVLRGVAGTGKTALLGYAVEAGEGLTVKRITGIESEMRLAYAGVQQLVARHLDGERLGSLPTPQREALEIVMGLRPPAPVGRMLVGLALLTLLSNTASSTPLVCVVDDVQWLDRESAEVLAFVARRADRDALGLLFAVRETGTCGVRLPFDGLDELLVEGLAPEAARELLAEVASGPVVEGVRDRLISETGGNPLALRQITAALSPGQLTGHVPLPEALPLGVRLEQALVGVVRSVPAATRTVLLVAAADPTGDEGLVRRACAALGTPFEAIGRAQMPGLVDLTDGIAFRHPLMRAAVLTSATPAQRRRAHHVLAEAIDPALDPDRRAWHRASAVVGPDDDVAAELEASADRARRRGGQAAAAAFLRRAGDLSTEPCRRAARYLAAAEENIAVGALDTGSDLITLAQQEPCEDPYQAAQVLLMRGLLAIAQGRGGDAAPLLTEAARAFEPVDGPRSRWAHLVALWVYLHLGKGAPAEPLLAAVRTAGAAPRSEPPIAMDLLLDGFVARLSDAPKEAASLFREAIAALDPDEAGPVLQMCVYAAVELWDDAAHDTLSAWHLRTLRALGGMLMLPLGLGARAQSEMLAGRFTEAQALYDETYEVARTTGYPNVTGETPPGETMVAALRGDEGRTHVLAAAVTRYATQHRLGTLADMAAHSLGLLDLGFGRHAEAVRHLRFALLVPHTFVATNALPDLTEAATRAEEPELARRAADRLSESAQASGTPFGLGMDARTRALLAQDTHADALYRTAIGYLQQTRAVVQLARTHLLYGEWLRRQRRRREAREHLRTARETFSLLGAAGFAERARAELEATGERARARTVVAAAATTLTSQEERIARLAAGGASNPEIADQLYVSRRTVESHLTKIYAKLGVRSRTELAYLLLRGD; this comes from the coding sequence ATGCCACTGATCGGGCGCACGAAGGAGTGCGCGCTCATCGACGCCCTGCTCACGGACGTCCGGGCGGGTCGCAGCAGATCCCTCGTACTGCGCGGCGTGGCAGGGACCGGCAAGACGGCGCTGCTGGGATACGCGGTCGAGGCCGGCGAAGGACTCACGGTCAAGCGGATCACCGGCATCGAGTCCGAGATGCGTCTCGCCTACGCCGGCGTCCAGCAACTGGTCGCCCGCCACCTCGACGGGGAGCGGTTGGGGTCGCTTCCCACTCCGCAGCGCGAGGCCCTGGAGATCGTGATGGGGCTGCGGCCGCCCGCCCCCGTGGGACGAATGCTCGTCGGCCTGGCTCTTCTCACACTGTTGTCGAACACCGCGTCCAGTACGCCCCTGGTGTGCGTCGTCGATGACGTGCAATGGCTGGACCGGGAGTCGGCGGAGGTGCTCGCGTTCGTCGCCCGCCGTGCGGACCGCGACGCGTTGGGGCTCCTCTTCGCTGTACGGGAGACGGGGACCTGCGGGGTGCGGCTGCCCTTCGACGGCCTGGATGAACTTCTCGTCGAGGGGCTCGCGCCCGAGGCCGCGCGGGAACTTCTGGCCGAGGTGGCATCCGGTCCGGTCGTCGAGGGCGTACGGGACCGCCTCATCTCCGAGACGGGCGGAAACCCGCTCGCCCTACGGCAGATCACGGCCGCCCTGAGTCCGGGCCAGCTGACGGGGCATGTCCCGCTGCCCGAGGCTTTGCCGTTGGGCGTCCGACTCGAACAAGCACTGGTCGGCGTCGTCAGGAGCGTGCCCGCGGCCACTCGGACCGTGCTACTGGTCGCGGCCGCGGATCCGACAGGAGACGAGGGGCTGGTGCGGCGGGCATGCGCTGCCCTCGGCACTCCGTTCGAGGCGATCGGCCGCGCACAGATGCCGGGGCTGGTCGACCTCACGGACGGCATCGCCTTCCGTCACCCGTTGATGCGCGCGGCGGTGCTCACCAGTGCGACGCCGGCACAGCGTCGTCGGGCACATCATGTGCTGGCCGAGGCCATAGACCCCGCCCTGGATCCGGACCGGCGGGCCTGGCACCGGGCCTCGGCCGTCGTCGGGCCGGACGACGACGTGGCCGCGGAGCTGGAGGCGTCGGCCGACCGGGCCCGTCGGCGCGGCGGGCAGGCCGCGGCGGCTGCCTTCCTCCGCAGAGCGGGCGATCTCAGCACCGAACCCTGCCGTCGGGCAGCCCGGTACCTCGCCGCCGCCGAGGAGAACATCGCCGTCGGAGCGCTCGACACCGGCAGCGACTTGATCACGCTGGCCCAGCAGGAGCCCTGCGAAGACCCCTACCAGGCGGCACAGGTCCTGCTCATGCGCGGACTTCTCGCCATAGCCCAGGGACGGGGAGGTGACGCGGCGCCGCTGCTGACCGAAGCGGCCCGTGCCTTCGAACCGGTGGACGGACCGCGATCCCGGTGGGCACATCTGGTGGCCCTGTGGGTGTACCTCCATCTGGGGAAGGGAGCCCCTGCGGAGCCGCTCCTGGCGGCAGTACGAACGGCGGGGGCGGCACCTCGGTCGGAGCCTCCGATCGCCATGGACCTGTTGCTCGACGGTTTCGTCGCTCGGTTGAGCGACGCTCCCAAGGAGGCTGCGTCGCTGTTCCGTGAGGCGATCGCCGCCCTGGACCCCGACGAGGCGGGCCCGGTCCTCCAAATGTGCGTATACGCGGCTGTCGAACTGTGGGACGACGCCGCCCACGACACACTCTCCGCCTGGCACCTACGGACTCTGCGCGCCCTTGGCGGCATGCTCATGCTGCCGCTCGGCCTCGGCGCTCGCGCCCAGTCCGAGATGCTCGCCGGACGCTTCACCGAGGCGCAGGCCCTGTACGACGAGACGTACGAGGTCGCCCGGACCACCGGCTACCCGAACGTGACCGGCGAGACCCCTCCCGGCGAGACCATGGTCGCGGCCCTGCGCGGCGACGAGGGCCGCACCCACGTGCTCGCCGCTGCGGTCACCCGGTACGCGACACAGCACCGGCTCGGGACCCTGGCGGACATGGCGGCGCACAGCCTCGGCCTGCTGGACCTCGGGTTCGGACGGCACGCGGAAGCGGTCAGGCACCTCCGGTTCGCCCTCCTCGTCCCGCACACCTTCGTCGCCACGAACGCGCTGCCCGATCTCACGGAGGCGGCCACACGCGCGGAAGAGCCGGAACTGGCTCGGCGCGCGGCCGACCGCCTGTCCGAGTCGGCCCAGGCGAGTGGCACCCCCTTCGGCCTCGGCATGGACGCGCGGACCCGTGCCCTGCTGGCCCAGGACACCCACGCGGACGCGCTGTACCGGACCGCCATCGGGTATCTGCAGCAGACGCGCGCGGTGGTGCAACTGGCCCGTACACACCTGCTCTACGGGGAGTGGCTCAGGCGGCAGCGCAGGCGCCGCGAAGCACGGGAACACCTGCGCACGGCCCGCGAGACGTTCTCCTTGCTGGGCGCGGCCGGTTTTGCGGAGCGAGCCCGCGCGGAACTGGAAGCGACGGGCGAGCGCGCCCGAGCCCGGACGGTTGTCGCGGCCGCCGCCACCACACTTACATCGCAGGAAGAACGGATCGCCAGGCTCGCAGCGGGTGGCGCGTCCAATCCGGAGATCGCCGATCAGCTCTACGTCAGCCGTCGGACCGTCGAGTCCCACCTCACGAAGATCTACGCCAAGCTGGGGGTCAGGTCCCGTACCGAGCTGGCATACCTGCTGCTCCGGGGCGACTGA
- a CDS encoding TetR/AcrR family transcriptional regulator, with protein MSEPVPDLRADGHTDWRAYGPLELPPILDHALGAIVEQGYHATTVRELARRVGVTVPALYYHYSNKQAILVELLLGSLASVLGRCRTAVEEAGDDPVDRFCALVECIVLFMTYRAPLAFLDTESRSLESDNRVRYVSLRDELEGLLRNAVLEGVDSGEFTIPVPVEASRAVLTMCQGIAHWYRPDGPLTPSEIADHYVTIALATVGHRPKRGEGRRAGRTRTAAR; from the coding sequence ATGTCGGAGCCGGTCCCGGACCTGCGTGCAGACGGACACACCGACTGGCGGGCGTACGGTCCGCTGGAGCTGCCGCCCATCCTCGACCACGCTCTCGGCGCCATCGTGGAGCAGGGCTACCACGCCACCACCGTCCGTGAGCTGGCTCGCCGCGTGGGGGTGACGGTTCCCGCCCTGTACTACCACTATTCGAACAAGCAGGCCATCCTCGTCGAGTTGCTGCTGGGCTCACTTGCATCCGTCCTCGGGCGCTGCCGCACGGCCGTCGAGGAAGCCGGCGACGACCCCGTCGACCGCTTCTGCGCGCTCGTCGAATGCATTGTGCTGTTCATGACCTACCGGGCTCCCCTCGCCTTCCTCGACACCGAGAGCCGCAGCCTGGAATCCGACAACCGGGTCCGCTACGTATCCCTGCGTGACGAGCTGGAAGGGCTGCTGCGCAACGCCGTGCTCGAAGGTGTGGACTCCGGCGAGTTCACCATCCCCGTCCCGGTGGAGGCCAGTCGGGCGGTTCTGACGATGTGCCAGGGCATCGCGCACTGGTACCGGCCCGACGGTCCGCTCACCCCGTCGGAGATCGCCGACCACTACGTGACCATCGCCCTGGCCACCGTGGGGCACCGCCCGAAGCGTGGCGAAGGCAGACGGGCCGGCCGGACCCGGACGGCCGCCCGCTGA
- a CDS encoding aldehyde dehydrogenase family protein: MAPLSFDAAALVDRLRGTFRSGRTRPVAWRREQLGRLRDLLTENSVGITDAVYEDLQRPHQDSLRAEVNASVREIDHVLRHLDEWLRPQPVPVDGSPMPPGTTASTSYDPLGVVLIIGPWNHPVHLLAMPMIGALAAGNTVVVKPSELAPATSALFARRVAAYLDSEAVAVVEGAAPETTALLAQRFDHIFYTGNGAVGRVVARAAAEHLTPVTLELGGKCPVFVDSTTDLDIAARRLAESKFANAGQTCVAPDYVLTDRATSARLAEKLRDVVTDLYGEDPSRSPRFGRLVNERHFDRVERLLSSSGRTVVGGQSDRDDRYVAPTVLVGVSPADPVMQEEILGPILPIVEVEGLDEAIAYINDHDSPLALYGFTEDETARARLTDGTSSGGVAFGQAMWQLLVPDLPFGGVGESGMGNYHGRSSLATFSHLKSRLDVPA; the protein is encoded by the coding sequence ATGGCGCCCCTCTCCTTCGACGCGGCCGCCCTCGTCGACCGCCTTCGCGGGACCTTCCGCTCCGGCCGTACCCGGCCCGTCGCCTGGCGCCGCGAACAGCTCGGCAGGCTGCGCGACCTGCTGACCGAGAACTCCGTCGGCATCACCGACGCCGTCTACGAGGACCTGCAGCGGCCCCACCAGGATTCCCTGAGGGCCGAGGTCAACGCGAGTGTCCGCGAGATCGACCACGTTCTACGCCACCTCGACGAGTGGCTCCGGCCTCAGCCGGTCCCCGTCGACGGTTCGCCGATGCCGCCCGGCACCACGGCCTCCACCTCCTACGACCCCCTCGGCGTCGTTTTGATCATCGGACCGTGGAACCATCCGGTACACCTCCTGGCCATGCCGATGATCGGCGCGCTCGCCGCCGGCAACACGGTGGTCGTCAAGCCGAGTGAACTCGCCCCGGCCACTTCGGCGTTGTTCGCCCGCCGCGTCGCCGCCTACCTGGACAGCGAGGCGGTGGCCGTGGTCGAGGGAGCCGCGCCCGAGACCACCGCCCTGCTCGCACAGCGCTTCGACCACATCTTCTACACCGGGAACGGCGCCGTCGGCCGCGTCGTCGCCCGGGCCGCCGCCGAACACCTCACCCCCGTCACCCTCGAACTCGGCGGAAAGTGCCCGGTGTTCGTGGACTCCACCACGGACCTGGACATCGCGGCCCGTCGTCTGGCCGAGAGCAAGTTCGCCAACGCGGGCCAGACCTGCGTCGCCCCCGACTACGTGCTCACCGACCGGGCAACCTCCGCCAGGCTCGCCGAGAAGCTGCGCGACGTCGTCACCGACCTGTATGGCGAGGACCCTTCGCGTTCCCCGAGATTCGGGCGCCTGGTCAATGAGCGCCACTTCGACCGAGTGGAGAGGCTGCTGAGCTCTTCCGGGCGTACCGTCGTCGGCGGACAGAGTGACCGTGATGACAGGTATGTGGCGCCGACGGTCCTCGTCGGCGTCAGTCCCGCGGACCCGGTGATGCAGGAGGAGATCCTCGGGCCGATCCTGCCGATCGTCGAGGTCGAGGGGCTCGACGAGGCGATCGCGTACATCAATGACCACGACAGTCCGCTGGCCCTGTACGGCTTCACCGAGGACGAGACCGCCCGTGCCCGCCTGACTGACGGGACCAGCTCCGGCGGCGTCGCCTTCGGCCAGGCCATGTGGCAGCTGCTGGTCCCTGACCTGCCGTTCGGCGGGGTCGGCGAATCGGGCATGGGGAACTACCACGGTCGATCCTCGCTGGCCACGTTCAGCCACCTCAAGTCGCGACTGGATGTCCCGGCGTGA
- a CDS encoding ATP-binding protein encodes MELLGRARERAAIDELFARARDGRGGALVLRGAAGVGRSALLAYAAKSAAGLCVVRADGVASEAALPYAGVQQLLLSLETGGPSLEELLDRLPGLQREALEGVLGLREAAAHGRMLMGMAVLNLLAEAAETRPIALLVDDAQWLDEESATMLAFVARRSRGEALAVVLAVRLDRADQPFAPFDGLDDLYVGGLDSTAAHALVATAAGVSVPEWVAGRLFTETGGNPLALLQLTDNLDSDRLTGRASLPDALPIGSYLEQSLLAAARALPPMSLDVLVVAAADPTGDEPLVRRAAEALGLDGDRLVDAERAGLLRRGDKLGFPHQLLRSALLAHVDADVRRRAHRALAEATDPVVDPDRRAWHRAAGAPGEDEEIAGELAASAERAQRRGGLSTAAAFLRRAAEMSVDPCRRAGRFLDAAQAALAAGSLDTGDALVERAEREPCTEADIEARARLVRGVTLMMRGEGTDAAAVLASAGDALAPRHPRRARWTYLIALQALLHAGRHAPTGAVQELLGAFALLPEPPADSPPHVAHLILKAYAAREAGDDKAAAGFFREAVTVLPADKAGPEVEAALYAAVELWDDRAQDTLSAQHLRTTRTLGGLPVLPLALTARGQAELLAGRLAEAEALYDSVRELSAITGNPGIIGTVPPGEVTVAALRGDADQAARLAAEVQRHAAAHRLGTLADAVSHALALADIGAGRYPQALDHLRFALDASHSFVATEALPDLAEAAARSGEPELAARAAHRLDSLTQASGTSYGLGMAAKTRAVLSEAADAPDTRTDELYRTAIDRLRETRATIALARTHLLYGEWLRRQRRKQESRARLRAALRLFDSLGMAVFAARARAELEATGEHLRREHTALETLTSQEERIARLAAEGVSNPAIAEQLYVSRRTVESHLTRVYAKLGVSSRTELARVMPH; translated from the coding sequence GTGGAACTTCTTGGACGTGCGCGGGAGCGCGCCGCCATCGACGAGCTGTTCGCACGCGCGCGGGACGGACGTGGTGGGGCCCTGGTGCTGCGCGGGGCGGCCGGAGTGGGTCGTAGCGCCCTCCTCGCGTACGCCGCGAAGTCCGCCGCGGGACTGTGTGTCGTTCGGGCCGACGGCGTCGCCTCCGAGGCCGCCCTGCCATACGCCGGCGTGCAGCAATTGTTGCTCTCGCTGGAGACGGGCGGGCCGTCGCTGGAGGAATTGCTGGACCGCTTGCCCGGGCTGCAGCGGGAGGCGCTCGAAGGCGTGCTCGGACTGCGCGAGGCGGCGGCCCACGGGCGGATGCTCATGGGCATGGCGGTACTCAACCTGCTGGCGGAGGCGGCTGAGACGCGGCCGATCGCACTGCTGGTGGACGACGCGCAGTGGCTGGACGAGGAGTCCGCGACGATGCTCGCTTTCGTGGCCCGCCGTTCTCGCGGCGAGGCGCTGGCGGTGGTGCTCGCGGTGCGACTGGATCGGGCGGACCAGCCTTTCGCCCCTTTCGACGGACTGGACGACCTGTACGTCGGCGGCCTGGACAGCACGGCGGCGCACGCGCTCGTCGCCACTGCGGCAGGGGTGTCCGTGCCGGAGTGGGTGGCCGGGCGGTTGTTCACGGAGACGGGCGGTAATCCGCTGGCACTGCTGCAGCTGACCGACAACCTCGACTCCGACCGGCTGACCGGTCGCGCCTCGCTGCCGGACGCCCTGCCCATCGGCTCCTACCTGGAACAGAGCCTGCTGGCTGCCGCGCGGGCCCTCCCGCCCATGTCGCTGGACGTCCTCGTGGTGGCCGCCGCCGATCCGACGGGGGACGAGCCTCTGGTCCGGCGAGCCGCCGAGGCGCTCGGGCTGGACGGGGACCGTCTGGTGGATGCCGAACGCGCCGGTCTCCTCCGCCGCGGCGACAAGCTGGGCTTCCCCCATCAGTTGCTGCGCTCGGCGTTGCTCGCGCATGTCGACGCGGACGTGCGCCGCCGGGCGCACCGGGCGCTGGCCGAGGCGACCGACCCGGTCGTGGATCCCGACCGCCGTGCCTGGCACCGTGCGGCGGGCGCGCCGGGGGAGGACGAGGAGATCGCCGGCGAACTGGCGGCCTCCGCCGAGCGGGCGCAGCGAAGGGGTGGCCTGTCCACGGCCGCCGCATTCCTGCGCCGGGCCGCCGAGATGAGTGTCGACCCGTGCCGACGCGCCGGCCGGTTTCTGGACGCGGCCCAGGCCGCGCTCGCCGCCGGCTCCCTCGACACCGGCGACGCCTTGGTGGAGCGGGCCGAACGCGAGCCGTGCACCGAAGCGGACATCGAGGCCCGCGCCCGTCTGGTGCGTGGCGTGACGCTCATGATGCGCGGCGAAGGCACCGACGCCGCTGCTGTCCTGGCCTCCGCCGGCGACGCCCTCGCGCCCCGCCACCCTCGACGTGCCCGCTGGACGTACCTGATTGCTCTGCAGGCCCTTCTGCATGCGGGACGTCACGCGCCGACGGGAGCGGTACAGGAGTTGCTGGGGGCGTTCGCGCTGCTGCCCGAGCCCCCGGCCGACAGTCCGCCGCACGTCGCGCATCTGATCCTCAAGGCGTACGCGGCGCGAGAGGCCGGAGACGACAAAGCGGCCGCTGGCTTTTTCCGTGAGGCCGTCACGGTACTCCCCGCCGACAAGGCAGGCCCCGAAGTCGAAGCCGCCCTGTACGCGGCCGTCGAGCTGTGGGACGACCGCGCCCAGGACACTCTCTCCGCCCAGCACTTGCGCACGACCCGAACCCTGGGGGGCCTCCCCGTCCTCCCCCTGGCTCTCACCGCGCGAGGACAGGCAGAGCTCCTTGCCGGCCGACTCGCCGAAGCGGAAGCGCTCTACGACTCGGTGCGCGAGCTCTCCGCGATCACCGGCAATCCGGGGATCATCGGAACGGTACCGCCCGGCGAGGTCACCGTGGCCGCGCTGCGCGGAGACGCGGATCAGGCCGCCCGGCTGGCGGCGGAGGTCCAGCGGCACGCCGCCGCACACAGGCTCGGCACGCTTGCCGACGCCGTGTCTCACGCTCTGGCGCTCGCCGACATCGGTGCCGGGCGTTACCCGCAGGCTCTCGACCACCTGCGGTTCGCCCTCGACGCCTCGCACTCCTTCGTGGCCACCGAGGCTCTGCCCGACCTGGCCGAAGCCGCGGCTCGCAGCGGTGAGCCGGAGTTGGCCGCACGGGCCGCGCACCGGCTCGACTCACTCACGCAAGCCTCGGGTACGTCGTACGGGCTGGGCATGGCCGCCAAGACGCGCGCCGTGCTGAGCGAGGCGGCCGACGCACCCGACACGCGGACCGATGAGCTGTACCGCACGGCGATCGACCGGCTCCGCGAGACCCGCGCCACCATCGCGCTCGCCCGCACCCACCTCCTGTACGGCGAGTGGCTGCGCCGACAGCGCCGCAAACAGGAGTCCCGAGCCCGACTGCGGGCCGCTCTGCGCCTGTTCGACTCGCTCGGCATGGCGGTCTTCGCCGCCCGCGCCCGTGCGGAGCTGGAGGCCACCGGCGAACACCTGCGCCGTGAGCACACCGCCCTGGAAACCCTCACCTCGCAGGAGGAGCGCATCGCCCGCCTCGCCGCCGAAGGCGTCTCCAATCCTGCGATCGCCGAACAGCTGTACGTCAGTCGCCGCACGGTGGAATCCCACCTCACGCGCGTGTACGCCAAGCTCGGCGTCTCCTCGCGCACGGAGCTGGCGCGGGTCATGCCGCACTGA
- a CDS encoding ATP-binding SpoIIE family protein phosphatase: protein MTNFDAMSGPFAAVSASSLLETRAVVALLDAEGRVLQWSTGAQALFGYALDDVFGRPLAELFTVDGTALRHRDGRPLDVQGYLSSLPSGEAQAGFLFTAVRRDGAEPPLDDQLRRWLFDQLPVPLSITDREGRTLLQNQAMAQAIHVREADTRGRRATEYLKGEEYAQAEARALRVAATGRPESDEFFVRLPGEPKAHAWAVDIFPLKNSAEQVHAVALAAYDYSELYGSRKRLALMSEARTRIGTSLDVAGTARELADVAVSRFADTVSVDVLDAVFQGDLPAPVMSGPVLLQRAAHLTASTHRTEHGPTPAHVQLHPASSPIARCLATGRAELHRITDPHIVQWLADDPGQAAQARTDGTHSLITVPIRARGTTLGVALFLRHGRSPEPFSADDLAVTEDLVARAAVCLDNARRFTRERGIALALQRTLLPHGPTTHPAVETAARYLPAGGEAEVGGDWFDVIPLPGARVGLIVGDVVGHGITASATMGRLRTAVRTLADIDLPPDELLTHLDDIVTHADGGATEGGDEGPDTIPGDVGATCLYAVYDPVSGSCSLARAGHPSPILVHPDGTTQIVDVPAGPPLGLGSLPFETTEVTLPEGSLLALFTDGLIEARDQDIDDRIDELRRTLASPVSSLEELCDITLGALHSDSSSRTDDIALLLARTRILDEHQVASWDLPNDPVVVGEMRKQVGEQLTAWGLEDTLFTTELVVSELVTNAIRYGSDPIRLRLIKDRSLICEVCDGSSTSPHLRRARLTDEGGRGLFLVAQLTQRWGARYSPTGKTIWAEQVIETP, encoded by the coding sequence ATGACGAACTTCGATGCGATGTCCGGGCCGTTCGCCGCGGTGTCGGCCAGCTCCCTTCTGGAGACGCGTGCGGTCGTCGCCCTGCTGGACGCCGAGGGCAGGGTGCTCCAGTGGAGCACCGGAGCACAGGCCCTGTTCGGGTACGCCCTCGATGACGTCTTCGGCAGGCCCCTGGCCGAGCTGTTCACCGTAGACGGCACGGCGCTGAGACATCGCGACGGTCGCCCACTGGATGTGCAGGGGTACCTGTCCTCGTTGCCGAGCGGAGAGGCGCAGGCCGGTTTCCTGTTCACAGCCGTGCGCCGGGACGGCGCGGAGCCACCCTTGGACGACCAGCTGCGTCGGTGGCTGTTCGACCAGTTGCCCGTCCCTCTCTCGATCACGGACCGCGAGGGTCGGACGCTCCTGCAGAACCAGGCGATGGCCCAGGCGATCCATGTCCGCGAGGCGGATACCCGTGGTCGGCGCGCAACCGAATATCTCAAGGGGGAGGAGTACGCCCAGGCCGAAGCGCGCGCCCTGCGCGTGGCAGCGACCGGACGGCCGGAGTCCGATGAGTTTTTCGTCAGGCTCCCGGGCGAGCCGAAGGCGCATGCCTGGGCCGTCGACATCTTCCCGCTCAAGAACTCCGCCGAGCAGGTGCACGCGGTGGCCCTGGCGGCGTACGACTACTCCGAGTTGTACGGATCTCGGAAGCGCCTGGCACTGATGAGCGAGGCCAGGACCCGCATCGGCACGAGCCTGGACGTGGCAGGCACGGCCCGCGAGCTCGCCGATGTGGCGGTCTCCCGTTTCGCCGACACGGTCAGCGTGGACGTGCTGGACGCCGTTTTCCAGGGCGACTTGCCGGCACCTGTGATGTCCGGTCCCGTTCTGCTTCAGCGAGCCGCGCACCTGACGGCCTCCACGCACCGGACGGAGCACGGCCCGACACCCGCGCACGTGCAGCTGCACCCGGCGTCATCACCCATCGCCCGTTGCCTGGCCACCGGCAGGGCGGAACTCCATCGGATCACCGACCCCCACATCGTGCAATGGCTCGCCGACGACCCCGGCCAGGCTGCCCAGGCCCGCACCGACGGGACGCACTCGCTGATCACCGTGCCCATTCGCGCCCGCGGCACCACGCTTGGTGTGGCCCTGTTCCTCCGCCACGGCCGCAGCCCCGAGCCCTTCTCCGCCGACGACCTGGCTGTCACCGAGGACCTGGTGGCCCGGGCGGCGGTCTGCCTGGACAACGCCCGCCGATTCACCCGCGAACGCGGCATCGCACTGGCGCTGCAACGTACCCTGCTGCCGCACGGCCCGACCACGCACCCCGCTGTGGAGACCGCCGCCCGCTATCTGCCCGCGGGCGGCGAAGCCGAGGTCGGGGGCGACTGGTTCGACGTGATCCCGTTGCCGGGCGCGCGGGTCGGCCTGATCGTCGGTGATGTCGTCGGCCACGGCATCACCGCCTCCGCCACCATGGGGCGGCTGCGTACGGCGGTGCGCACCCTCGCCGACATCGACCTGCCGCCCGACGAGCTCCTCACCCATCTCGACGACATCGTGACCCACGCTGATGGAGGAGCCACCGAGGGCGGCGACGAGGGCCCCGACACGATCCCCGGTGACGTAGGCGCCACCTGCCTCTACGCCGTCTACGACCCGGTTTCCGGCAGTTGCTCGCTGGCCCGGGCCGGTCACCCTTCGCCCATCCTGGTACACCCGGACGGCACCACACAGATCGTCGACGTACCCGCCGGTCCTCCTCTCGGCCTGGGCAGCCTGCCCTTCGAGACGACGGAGGTCACCCTGCCCGAAGGGAGCTTGCTGGCCCTGTTCACCGACGGCCTCATCGAGGCCCGTGACCAAGACATCGACGACCGCATCGATGAGCTGCGCCGCACCCTCGCCTCGCCCGTTTCCTCACTCGAAGAGCTCTGCGACATCACGCTGGGGGCCCTGCACTCGGACTCCAGCTCACGCACCGACGACATCGCCCTGCTTCTCGCCCGCACCCGGATCCTCGACGAGCACCAGGTCGCCAGCTGGGACTTGCCCAACGACCCCGTCGTCGTGGGCGAGATGCGCAAACAGGTCGGCGAACAGCTCACCGCATGGGGGCTGGAGGATACGTTGTTCACCACGGAGCTCGTGGTCAGCGAACTGGTCACCAACGCCATCCGCTACGGCTCCGACCCCATCCGTCTGCGGCTGATCAAGGACCGCTCCCTGATCTGCGAGGTATGCGACGGCAGCAGCACCAGCCCCCACCTTCGACGGGCCCGACTGACCGACGAGGGGGGCCGCGGGCTCTTCCTCGTTGCTCAGCTCACTCAGCGCTGGGGCGCTCGGTACTCCCCGACCGGAAAGACCATCTGGGCCGAACAGGTCATCGAGACGCCCTGA